Part of the Trypanosoma brucei brucei TREU927 chromosome 2, complete sequence genome, atatatacatatatataaatatatatatatatatatttatgtattctCTTcgtgaaaggaaaaaattagCGATAAAAAGTTTCCACTTGCTCTTTTGGCGGGgtcattatttttatattcttttttattttattgctgctcttttttttattctttctttttttttttttgatcccctcttccccctttccgtGTCTTTCTGTgcactttttccttctggaaaaattcaaaaagacTCAGAGGGGGAATAGAAGacgaaacagcaacaacaaggaggcagaaagaaacaaaaaaaaacagaaagaaagaaaaagagccagagtaataataattaataaaTCACTGAAGGAACGGAAAGGCtcgaaacgaaaaagaggaggaataTTTGGAGATGTTGCCTAAGCAACAGATGGGAGGTTCTGTTTGCAACGCTTCCATAGAAACTGTCAACACGGAGGCCACAGATCCAAGTGAGGCTAAAAAGATTGTACTCAATGCAGGACGAAGTGAAAAGGTGAACGTTTATGTTCCACCTTCCACGCTCATGGTGCGGGATATTCAGGAGCAAATTCCTGCTGAATATTTCCAGCGTAGCATGTGGAGGAGCTTTAGCTACCTTAGCCGTGACATGTTTCAGCTTTTCCTCACATTCGTCATCATgtacaattttgtgcttcccATGCTGGACAGTTCCCTTCTGAATGCCGTTCCACCCGTGGCTTGGCTCTCGCGAGCTGCGGCATGGATGATATATTGGTTTATACAAGGGCTTAATGGTACGGCTCTATGGGTTCTTGCACATGAATGTGGTCATCAGGCATTTTGCAATTCCCGTAGGGTAAACAACGCCGTGGGGATGATTCTTCACAGCGCTTTGCTTGTTCCGTATCACAGCTGGCGTCTTACTCATGGCACTCACCATAAACACACCAATCATCTCACGAAGGACCTCGTTTTCGTACCTGTGCAGCGCTCAGCCGTGGGAGAGGCGGTGGAGGAGGCGCCCATTGTTATGTTGTGGAATATGGCACTAATGTTCCTCTTTGGTTGGCCCATGCATTTGCTTGTCAACGTGGGTGGTCAGAAGTTTGATCGCTTCACTTCCCATTTTGACCCCAACGCACCGTTCTTTCGTCGCGCAGACTATAATAATGTTATGGTGTCGAATATGGGAGTGCTGCTTACATTGTCTATACTTGGTGCATGCAGTTGGAGTTTCGGTTTTGCCGTGGTGGTGCGCTGGTACCTCATTCCGTACCTTTGGGTAAATTTCTGGCTTGTGTACATTACGTACATGCAGCATTCGGATGTAAGGTTGCCGCACTATACGCATGATCATTGGACATATGTGCGAGGCGCTGTCGCTGCGGTAGACAGAGATTTTGGTCCGTTACTGAACAGCTGGTTACATCACATTAATGATTCACATGTGGTGCATCATCTCTTCAGTCAGATGCCACATTATAATGCCATTGAGGTAACGAGGAAACATATTCGAGATATTCTTGGGGATTTGTACGTGACGGATGCGAAGCCGTTGCTGAAGTCCCTGGTGCATACATGGCGTGAGTGCCGTTATGTCGTCCCTTCGGAGGGGATCTGCATTTATCGCAGTTAATTATTTCTTCTCTCATCATTCCGTTCACGTGTGCGGACGGGATGGTGGGAAAAGTAATGGAAGGAGTGGGgagggtgaagaaaaaaataagtaaataaataagaattgcgcgtgtttgtatttgtgtttctgCCAAgggttaataataataataataatgcatGGCTAATACATAAGGGGTAAATTAGAAGGAAAGGGTGATCGGGGGGTGGGTGGAAG contains:
- a CDS encoding fatty acid desaturase, putative; the encoded protein is MLPKQQMGGSVCNASIETVNTEATDPSEAKKIVLNAGRSEKVNVYVPPSTLMVRDIQEQIPAEYFQRSMWRSFSYLSRDMFQLFLTFVIMYNFVLPMLDSSLLNAVPPVAWLSRAAAWMIYWFIQGLNGTALWVLAHECGHQAFCNSRRVNNAVGMILHSALLVPYHSWRLTHGTHHKHTNHLTKDLVFVPVQRSAVGEAVEEAPIVMLWNMALMFLFGWPMHLLVNVGGQKFDRFTSHFDPNAPFFRRADYNNVMVSNMGVLLTLSILGACSWSFGFAVVVRWYLIPYLWVNFWLVYITYMQHSDVRLPHYTHDHWTYVRGAVAAVDRDFGPLLNSWLHHINDSHVVHHLFSQMPHYNAIEVTRKHIRDILGDLYVTDAKPLLKSLVHTWRECRYVVPSEGICIYRS